The proteins below come from a single Tachysurus fulvidraco isolate hzauxx_2018 chromosome 13, HZAU_PFXX_2.0, whole genome shotgun sequence genomic window:
- the psmd8 gene encoding 26S proteasome non-ATPase regulatory subunit 8 — protein sequence MASVLKETVGLYETLKAEWNKKNPNLNKCGETLSKLKISLLELNFLPTTGNKLAKQQLILARDVLEIGALWSILKKDIPSFERYMAQLKCYYFDYKDELSESAYIHQLLGLNLLFLLSQNRVSEFHTELERLSAKDIQTNVYIRHPVSLEQYLMEGSYNKVFLAKGNIPAESYTFFIDILLDTIRDEIACCIEKAYEQIKFSEATRVLFFSSPKKMTEYAKKRGWTQSSDGYYSFSPQQQRTEEVTIPSTELAQQVIEYARQLEMIV from the exons ATGGCGTCTGTGCTGAAAGAGACTGTTGGGCTGTATGAAACCTTGAAAGCCGAATGGAATAAGAAAAATCCAAATTTAAACAAATGCGGGGAGACATTGAGCAAGCTCAAG atttcgCTTCTGGAATTGAATTTTTTACCAACCACTGGGAACAAACTTGCTAAACAACAGCTGATTTTAGCCC GTGATGTACTGGAAATTGGAGCTTTGTGGAGTATCCTAAAGAAAGACATTCCCTCCTTTGAACGATACATGGCTCAGctgaaatgttattattttgattACAA ggATGAGCTGTCAGAGTCAGCCTATATCCATCAACTGCTGGGTCTAAATCTGCTATTCCTGCTCTCACAGAACAGAGTGTCTGAGTTTCACACAGAACTGGAGAGGCTGAGTGCTAAAGATATCCAGACCAATGTTTACATCAGGCACCCAGTTTCATTAGAACAG TACTTGATGGAGGGAAGCTACAACAAAGTTTTTCTTGCAAAAGGCAATATTCCTGCTGAGAGTTATACCTTCTTCATAGACATTCTGCTTGACACTATTCG TGATGAGATAGCTTGTTGCATTGAGAAGGCATATGAGCAGATTAAGTTCAGTGAGGCTACTAGAGTGCTCTTCTTCTCCTCACCAAAAAAGATGACTGAATATGCTAAGAAA AGAGGCTGGACACAGAGCTCTGATGGTTACTATTCTTTCAGCCCACAGCAACAGCGGACAGAGGAAGTAACTATTCCTTCAACAGAATTGGCCCAACAAGTCATTGAATATGCAAGACAGCTTGAGATGATTGTGTAA